From a single Aspergillus puulaauensis MK2 DNA, chromosome 2, nearly complete sequence genomic region:
- a CDS encoding uncharacterized protein (COG:S;~EggNog:ENOG410PXDD), with amino-acid sequence MVALRRFFHAEKNPSTPASGDRESQTQSPLDRTPNTASPALGENEHFQNIEKQFEVLHEQLKARPSHIPLARASSRLTPKNPRHVDLLDALFSGHRYQTQSPGVAPRTTTASPITPFNEDVAERNMAPFLRPRNGRKRNAYSRIISALYQEDVADRNISQTRRRSRSLSRGTSRPRLTTSRSYQMDSQRQGDETRGRSRSISKESQLVNSISQEALYSVPKSLRDQVVADSNESNAAAEKFVRTQRSAPTVMSEQEDMSEGGVSPHLGVPPAHKQGDSWTNTPLPDSPTLPTVTYVKRSSNDKKTRDSPATATPSPRLPSTPKDERPPMAPRTGSKRNILDLSINTELAARGRSKKITHRAIQPPTPSTLDGKKNPSIAEIMNSPAPLATPTQSPLPTSNKKVAEIMDMFRKAYTSTQAFTPHPTFETLQDAIIREINSHEAFQRVPVPDQGPPFTPSPSEESFDQSATPPKPIALKDGQRRRRMSSFTKRQQRDSDSRKSISTSIPINTARGDLDVPNRRRHTDAPPPSPGFFDTLIPQQPSHPDNSVTYMDLLLRSENSNPARRSRTSSVNTGRNPRSSTPSVLYMRAQTAPSNEGHMGFADDDGDSDIIHLPSISGIPQVQIQGVDENNVTYTAENTTPRNAYRLMNWPRKSSRSISLRSTFAKSRTTSEQSVASY; translated from the coding sequence ATGGTTGCCCTAAGACGCTTCTTCCATGCGGAGAAGAACCCGTCAACCCCAGCTTCGGGAGATCGAGAATCCCAAACACAGAGCCCTCTTGACCGCACCCCCAACACTGCGTCTCCAGCATTGGGCGAGAATGAGCATTTTCAGAACATTGAGAAGCAGTTCGAGGTATTGCATGAACAGCTGAAGGCACGCCCTTCGCACATTCCACTCGCCCGTGCTTCCAGTCGCCTCACGCCCAAGAATCCTCGGCATGTCGACCTTCTCGATGCTCTTTTCTCAGGCCATCGGTATCAGACGCAGTCTCCCGGCGTAGCGCCTCGCACGACGACTGCGTCCCCGATAACTCCCTTTAATGAGGACGTTGCCGAGCGTAACATGGCACCATTTCTTCGGCCGCGCAATGGACGGAAACGGAATGCCTATTCCCGAATTATATCTGCTCTATATCAGGAGGACGTGGCAGATCGGAATATTTCTCAgaccagaaggagaagccgCTCACTTTCCCGCGGCACTAGTCGACCCCGACTTACCACAAGTCGCTCCTATCAGATGGACTCCCAACGTCAAGGCGATGAGACTAGAGGCCGTTCCCGTTCGATATCGAAGGAAAGCCAGCTTGTCAATTCAATCTCACAAGAAGCTCTATATTCCGTTCCAAAATCTCTTCGGGATCAGGTCGTTGCCGACTCAAACGAATCAAACGCTGCGGCTGAAAAGTTCGTGCGAACACAGAGGTCGGCTCCAACCGTGATGTCCGAGCAGGAGGATATGTCAGAAGGAGGTGTCTCGCCACATCTAGGTGTTCCCCCTGCCCATAAGCAAGGGGATTCCTGGACCAACACGCCTTTACCAGACAGCCCAACATTACCTACAGTCACATATGTCAAAAGGAGCTCAAATGACAAGAAGACACGAGATTCGCCTGCAACTGCTACTCCTAGTCCACGTTTGCCAAGCACACCCAAAGATGAGCGTCCCCCAATGGCTCCTCGAACGGGCTCGAAAAGGAACATTTTGGATCTCTCTATCAACACCGAGTTGGCCGCCCGAGGAAGATCCAAGAAGATCACTCACAGAGCTATCCaacccccaacccccagcaCCCTTGACGGGAAGAAGAACCCTAGCATCGCAGAAATCATGAACAGCCCAGCGCCTCTCGCAACTCCAACACAATCCCCATTGCCAACCTCGAATAAAAAAGTAGCCGAGATAATGGATATGTTCCGCAAAGCATACACCTCAACACAGGCTTTTACGCCGCACCCGACATTTGAAACTCTTCAAGATGCGATTATTCGCGAGATCAATTCCCATGAGGCTTTTCAGAGGGTCCCTGTTCCTGACCAAGGCCCACCATTCACTCCTTCGCCCTCAGAAGAATCATTCGACCAGAGTGCTACTCCGCCCAAACCAATCGCCCTCAAAGATGGACAAAGACGGCGTCGCATGAGCTCCTTCACCAAAAGGCAACAACGTGACTCAGACTCACGCAAAAGCATATCCACAAGCATTCCAATTAACACTGCCCGTGGGGACTTGGACGTCCCCAACCGACGACGGCACACCGACGCTCCGCCCCCCTCCCCTGGGTTCTTTGACACATTGATCCCGCAACAACCTAGTCACCCTGATAACTCAGTCACATACATGGACCTGCTACTACGGTCCGAGAATTCGAACCCGGCCAGACGGAGCAGAACTTCCTCAGTAAATACCGGAAGGAACCCTCGCTCCTCAACCCCCTCCGTTCTCTACATGCGCGCTCAAACTGCACCTTCTAACGAGGGCCATATGGGTTttgctgatgatgatggtgactcggacatcatccacctcccCAGCATCAGCGGGATCCCGCAGGTCCAGATTCAAGGCGTCGATGAGAACAACGTGACCTACACCGCGGAGAACACGACCCCTCGAAATGCCTACCGGTTGATGAACTGGCCGAGGAAGTCAAGCCGCAGTATAAGTCTACGAAGTACTTTCGCAAAGAGCCGTACGACGAGTGAGCAGTCGGTTGCTTCTTATTAA
- a CDS encoding proline--tRNA ligase (BUSCO:EOG09261DHR;~COG:J;~EggNog:ENOG410PGDA;~InterPro:IPR036621,IPR006195,IPR017449,IPR004154, IPR016061,IPR033721,IPR002316,IPR002314,IPR004499;~PFAM:PF00587,PF03129,PF09180;~go_component: GO:0005737 - cytoplasm [Evidence IEA];~go_function: GO:0000166 - nucleotide binding [Evidence IEA];~go_function: GO:0004812 - aminoacyl-tRNA ligase activity [Evidence IEA];~go_function: GO:0004827 - proline-tRNA ligase activity [Evidence IEA];~go_function: GO:0005524 - ATP binding [Evidence IEA];~go_process: GO:0006418 - tRNA aminoacylation for protein translation [Evidence IEA];~go_process: GO:0006433 - prolyl-tRNA aminoacylation [Evidence IEA]): MASQAPADTAGATQDLPNRTQNPAGEAAQADVSKNAAKKAAKQAEMAAKKAEKAAKAGKSDKGQKSAGKGPKANPDKALIGIDVGKEEDFPDWYQQVLTKGDMLDYYDVSGCYILKPASYTIWEEIQQWFNLRIKKIGVKNCSFPLFVSEDVLQREKDHIEGFAAEVAWVTHAGSTPLEKKIAIRPTSETVMYPYYAKWIRSHRDLPLRLNQWNSVVRWEFKHPQPFLRTREFLWQEGHTAHLTEEGAREEVLHILDLYAQIYEELLAVPVVKGQKTEKEKFAGGLYTTTVEGYIPATGRGIQGGTSHGLGQNFSKMFGITVEDPSVKGDEKKPHLHVWQNSWGLSTRTLGVMVMIHSDNNGLVLPPRVAETQTVVIPVGITAKLGEEDRAKLYAEVDRLVDTLTEAGVRATSDKREGYSPGWKFNEWELRGVPLRIEFGPGESAGNFVTTARRDVPGKDGKGTIAIPELPTAVPALLETIQSDMYKRADDQYRTHRKLITNWDDFTPALNNKNICIIPHCLTEECEDQIKDMSARKAEEDSGEAQDSRAPSMGAKSLCIPFDQPEGIVPGETTCTNPKCTRLAEKWCMFGRSY; the protein is encoded by the exons ATGGCCAGTCAAGCCCCTGCCGACACCGCAGGTGCCACTCAGGATTTGCCTAATCGCACCCAGAACCCCGCTGGGGAGGCCGCCCAGGCAGATGTTTCGAAGAATGCCGCAAAGAAGGCCGCCAAACAAGCCGAGATGGCTGCTAAGAAGGCTGAGAAAGCTGCGAAGGCTGGAAAGTCCGACAAGGGCCAGAAGAGCGCTGGCAAGGGACCGAAAGCAAACCCCGATAAGGCTCTAATTGGTATCGATGTTGGCAAGGAAGAGGACTTCCCTGACTGGTACCAACAAGTCCTCACCAAGGGTGATATGCTAGACTACTACGATGTCTCTGGCTGTTATATCTTAAAG CCTGCTTCATACACTATCTGGGAGGAGATTCAACAATGGTTCAACCTGCGTATCAAGAAGATCGGCGTCAAGAACTGTTCTTTCCCTCTTTTCGTTTCTGAGGATGTTCttcaaagagagaaagaCCACATTGAGGGCTTCGCGGCTGAGGTCGCTTGGGTGACTCATGC TGGCTCAACCCCtctcgagaagaagattgcgATTCGCCCCACTTCCGAAACTGTTATGTACCCTTACTACGCCAAATGGATTCGGAGTCACCGTGATCTGCCTCTCAGGCTAAACCAGTGGAACTCGGTCGTTCGATGGGAGTTCAAGCATCCCCAACCGTTCCTCAGAACTCGAGAATTTTTGTGGCAGGAGGGACACACGGCGCATCTTACTGAAGAAGGTGCTCGCGAGGAGGTCCTGCATATCCTTGATCTCTATGCGCAAATCTATGAGGAACTTCTGGCTGTTCCGGTTGTCAAGGGTCAAAAgacagagaaggagaagtttgCGGGTGGTCTCTACACTACCACTGTTGAAGGATATATCCCTGCTACGGGTCGTGGTATTCAGGGTGGTACTTCCCACGGTCTGGGCCAGAACTTCAGCAAGATGTTCGGCATTACTGTTGAGGACCCCTCAGTTAAAGGTGATGAGAAGAAGCCTCATCTCCACGTTTGGCAGAACTCGTGGGGTCTGTCTACTCGCACCCTTGGTGTTATGGTCATGATCCACAGTGATAACAACGGCTTGGTCCTTCCTCCTCGTGTTGCTGAGACCCAGACTGTCGTCATTCCTGTCGGTATCACCGCCAAgctgggtgaagaagaccgtGCCAAGCTGTACGCTGAAGTGGACAGGCTTGTCGATACCCTCACTGAGGCTGGTGTGCGCGCCACCAGCGACAAGCGCGAGGGATACTCTCCTGGCTGGAAGTTCAACGAGTGGGAACTCCGCGGTGTTCCTCTGCGTATTGAGTTCGGCCCTGGAGAGTCCGCAGGCAACTTTGTTACTACTGCCCGTCGTGACGTCCCAGGAAAGGACGGCAAGGGGACCATCGCCATTCCCGAACTGCCGACGGCCGTCCCTGCTCTGCTTGAAACAATCCAGAGCGATATGTACAAGCGTGCAGACGATCAGTACCGCACTCACAGGAAGCTCATCACCAACTGGGACGACTTCACTCCCGCCCTTAACAACAAGAACATCTGCATCATCCCCCACTGTTTGACAGAAGAGTGTGAGGATCAGATCAAGGATATGAGCGCACGtaaggctgaggaggactCTGGTGAGGCTCAGGACTCCCGGGCTCCAAGCATGGGTGCCAAATCCCTTTGTATTCCCTTCGACCAGCCCGAGGGCATTGTCCCCGGCGAGACAACGTGCACCAACCCTAAGTGTACCCGACTTGCCGAGAAATGGTGCATGTTTGGCC GTTCCTATTAA